A window of Procambarus clarkii isolate CNS0578487 chromosome 93, FALCON_Pclarkii_2.0, whole genome shotgun sequence genomic DNA:
caccgctgggtctaagtcggcggacggtgttggctactctgttgtttttcctgatcgcacttatatgtgtcgcttgcctccggagactagcatctttacagcggaactctatgctattctctatgctcttcgtctcctgctttctcgttgtcagtcctcctttgtagttgttgttgactctcgtagtgccctcatggctctcgggtcctttaatccggttcatccagttgttgtcgagatccagcattggttgtttcttgttcaaagtaaatttaagtcagttgagttttgttgggttcccagccatattggtgtgtctttaaatgagtgtgcggatgctgccgccaaggaagctgtccgctcttgtcccatctctcgtaaaggcgttccatattccgacttttacccggttatccattactcagtccttacccgttggcaggcttcttggttgtctcttactcttaacaagctacgtactcttaaatgttgtgtttcctcgtggccgtcctccttccaccgtaaccggcggtgggaaactgctctggcgagattgcgtatcggccatactcgcttaacccatggtcacttgatggagcgccgccctgctccttattgtcctagttgcattgtccctcttacggtcgtgcatgtccttcttgaatgtcctgacttccaggacgagcgtgtgtcttgttttccgaccgcccctcgcggtcacctgtccctcaatagaattcttggtgactcggatacttttgatatcgttcgccttatgcgtttttgttctcgtattggcatccttggtgatatttagcgccctctgattattttgcgcatttgatggtgctacatagccttcccggtttggtgccttcttttgataattacttacttacttgactaacaggcttaatagaattctacgaccaggtcacaaagattaagcaagaaagagaaggctgggcgcactgcattttcttggattgtcggaaagcctttgacaaagtaccgcataagaggctggtacataagctggagagacaggcaggtgtagctggtaaggtgctccagtggataagggagtacctaagcaataggaagcagacagTTACGGTGAaaggtgagatctcagattggcgtgaagtcaccagtggagtcccacagggctctgtactcggtcctatcgtgtttctgatatatgtaaatgatctcccggagagtatagattcatttctctcaatgtatgCTGAAGATGCCaaagttatgagaaggattaagacagaggaggactgcttgaggcttcaagaagacctagacaagctgaaggaatggtcgaacaaatggttgttagagtatcacccaagcaaatgcaatgtaatgaagataggtgtagggaccaggaggccagatactaggtatcatcttggagatgaaattcttcaagagtcagagagagaaaaagacttgggggtagacatcacgccagacttgtcccctgcagcccatatcaacaggataacatcagcggcatatgccaggctggccaacataagaacggcattcagaaacttgtgaaaggaatcattcagaactttgtataccacatatgtcaggccaatcctggggtatgcagccccaacatggagtccatatctagtcaaggataagactaaactggaaaaggttcaaaggtttgccaccaaactagtacccgagctgagaggtatcagctacgaggagagactacgggaattaaacctcacttcgctggaagacagaagagttaggggggacatgatcaccacattcaagattctcaggggaattgatagggtaaataaagacaggctatttaacacaaggggcacacgcactaggggacacaggtggaaactgagtgcccaaatgagccacagagatattagaaagaacttttttagtgtcagagtagttgacaaatggaatgcattaggaagtaatgtggtggaggctgactccatacacagtttcaagtgtagatatgataagagcccaataggctcaggaaactgtacacctgttgattgacggttgagaggcgggaccaaagagccagagctcaacccccgcaagcacaattaggtgagtacaattagatgagtacagctCTCCACTCCACGGGTACTGGTCCACAACTCTCCACTCCACGGGTACTGGTCCATAACTCTCCACTCCACGGGTACTGGTCCATAACTCTCCACTCCACGGGTACTGGTCCACAACTCTCCACTCCACGGGTACTGGTCCATAACTCTCCACTCCACGTGTACTGGTCCATAACTCTCCACTCCACGGGTACTGGTCCACAACTCTCCACTCCACGTGTACTGGTCCACAACTCTCCACTACACGGGTACTGGTCCACAACTCTCCACTCCACGGGTACTGGTCCACAACTCTCCACTACACTCCACGTGTACTGGTCCATAACTCTCCACTCCACGGGTACTGGTCCACAACTCTCCACTACACGTGTACTGGTCCATAACTCTCCACTACACGGGTACTGGTCCACAACTCTCCACTCCACGGGTACTAGTCCACAACTCTCCACTCCACGGGTACTGGTCCACAACTCTCCACTACACGGGTACTGGTCCACAACTCTCCACTACACGGGTACTGGTCCACAACTCTCCATTCCACGGGTACTGGTCCACAACTCTCCACTACACGTGTACTGGTCCACAACTCTCCACTCCACGGGTACTGGTCCACAACTCTCCACTACACGTGTACTGGTCCATAACTCTCCACTCCACGGGTACTGGTCCATAACTCTCCACTCCACGGGTACTGGTCCACAACTCTCCACTACACGGGTACTGGTCCACAACTCTCCACTCCACGGGTACTGGTCCACAACTCTCCACTACACGGGTACTAGTCCACAACTCTCCACTCCACGGGTACTGGTCCACAACTCTCCACTCCACGTGTACTGGTCCATAACTCTCCACTCCACGGGTACTGGTCCACAACTCTCCACTCCACGGGTACTGGTCCACAACTCTCCACTACACGGGTACTGGTCCACAACTCTCCACTCCACGTGTACTGGTCCACAACTCTCCACTCCACGGGTACTGGTCCACAACTCTCCACTCCACGTGTACTGGTCCACAACTCTCCACTCCACGTGTACTGGTCCACAACTCTCCACTCCACGGGTACTGGTCCACAACTCTCCACTCCACGGGTACTGGTCCACAACTCTCCACTCCACGGGTACTGGTCCACAACTCTCCACTCCACGGGTACTGGTCCACAGTTCTCACAACATTGTCACATAACGTTATACAGACATGTCGTTGTTCATAATATATAGGAGAGAAAACACATACGAGTTAACAGTTAATCACACAAAGACATTACCTTCTCAATGTTAAGACAGAGATAATTCCCAAGTCCATCAAGTTTATTTAAGTTTTTTAAAGTTTTCGCTAAACGTTAATAAACAAAATGTGGAGAACTTACCAGACCGAACGTTTGTACAGTTAGTTGCCCAGAACATCTTCTGGTTACTAGTAACTCTCAAGTCAGTTTTGGTTTTATCTGTACAATCAATTACTTCTGCTACACTGAGTGTTGGTATTGTTAAGTAGTAGGTCTTGCCGGACCTGGTGGCCGTCTTGTCCTTCATTACACCATCAGCGGTGACTGTAACTTTATGCCACTGTTGATGGTGAGATGAATTAACTTGTATCGTCTTGATTCTTCCGGGCAGCTGCagagtgatctcactgatgtcttgCCCAGGCCACCAGTAGTCTGTGACGGGGCCTACACAGATCACCATGAGAACACCATATAGTTCTGAAGTGTTACATCCTGAAGAAAAGTAATAAATATGTCTGATAACAAAGCTAAGTAACCGATCAgccacatgaatattatacttttcGAAAACAAATATTTTTTCACCGCAACGTAGGAATAATCAAATGTAACGTTATCTAAAGTAATCGGATttatatttttcttattttattaAGGAATTTCAAACAGTTGCGAGGAAAATTTTCAACATTCATTTCAAAACTTTGCCAAATTTGGTTTTTACGTTGCCTTAATTTAAAACTATGCTCAACTATGCTGAACATTAGGATGCTCATATAATAATCTTGGAAAGTATTATTTACATGAAACTTTGTAAAGGAAAATATACGTAATTATTAACTCACACAAACTTCCTGCCCAAACACAGacttcctgccccacacacagacttcctgcctacacacagacttcctgcgccacacacagacttcctgcctacacacagacttcctgccccacacacaggtttcagtgactacataataggaacaataacaactggagggcaaaaaattatagtcgtagtcatatataatccaccaccaaatgacagaagacccagacaggaatatgatagaaacaatatggccaccattaacataatagagagagcagcttctgttgctagcaggaatggatctggactactaatcatgaaagacttcaaccatgggaagatagattgggagaacagagacctgcatggaggaccagaaacatggagagctaagctgctggacgtggcaacaagaaactctctaagccagcacatcaaggatccaacaagaatgagaggagaagatgaaccagcaatgcttgatctgatatttaccctaaatgagtgggatataagggaagtcaagatggaagcacccttgggaatgagtgatcacagtgtattgaactttgagtacctggtagagctcggaattatccccccccccccccccccggaaaagaactaggaaacaaaaggctggcataccaaaaagggaaattatgaggagatgagaagcttcctaagggaaataccttgggacacagtcctcagggctaagtctgtacaagatatgatggactatgtcacccaaaagtgtcaggaggcagttggcagatacatcccggtccaaaaggaaaaatccgagaagcaaaagaagaatccatggtataatagggcatgtatggaagcaaagaaactgaacaaaagggcatggaggaacttccggaaaaacagaacaccagaaagcagagagataccagagaaccaggaatgagtacgtcagggtgagaagagaagcagagaaaagttatgaaaatgatatagcaaacaaagccaagaccgaaccaaagctactccacagtcacatcagaaggaaaacaacagtgaaagaacaggtagtgaaacttagaacaggcgaggacaggtatacagagaatgacaaagaggtgtgtgataaactcaacaagaggttccaagaggtcttcgcaacagaacaaggtgaggtcactgtgctaggagaaagggacgtaaaccaggcggctttggaagagtatgaaattacgagagaggaggtcaagagacacctgctggatctggatgttagaaaggctgttggtccagacgggatctcgccatgggtactgaaagagtgtgcagaggcactttgcttgccactctccatagtgtatagtaggtcactggagacaggagacctaccagaaatatggaagacggcgaatgtggtcccaatatacaaaaagggcgacagtcaagaggcactgaactacaggccagtatccttgacttgtataccatgcaaggtgatggagaagatcgtgagaaaaaacctggtagcacatctggagagaagggacttcgtgacaaatcgacaacatgggttcagggagggtaaatcttgcctgactggcttaatagaattctatgaccaggtgacacagattaagcaagaaagagagtgctgggcggactgcattttcttggattgtcggaaagcctttgacacagtaccgcataagaggttggtacataagctggagagacaggcagatgtagctggtaaggtgctccagtggataagggagtacctaagcaataggaagcagagagttacggtgaggggtgagacctctgattggcgtgaagtcaccagtggagtcccacagggctctgtactcggtcctatcttatttctgatatatgtaaatgatctcccggagggtatagattcatttctctcaatgtttgcggatgatgccaaaattatgagaaggattaagacagaaaaggactgcttgaggcttcaagaagacctagacaaactgaaggaatggtcgaacaagtggttattagagttcatcccaaccaaatgtaatgtaatgaaaataggtgtagggagcaggaggccaaatacaaggtatcatctgggagaggaaatccttcaggagtcagagaaagaaaaagacttgggagttgatatcacgccagacctgtctcctgcagcacatatcaagaggtatgccagactggccaacatacgaacggcattcagaaatttgtttaaagaatcattcagaactttgtataccacatatgtcaggccaattctggagtatgcagccccagcatggtgtccatatctagtcaaggataagactaaactggaaaaggttcaaagatttgccaccagagtagtacctgagctgagaggtatgagctacgaggagagactgcgggaattgaacctcacttcactggacgacagaagagttaggggggacatgatcactacattcaagattctcaagggaattgatagggtagataaagacaggctatttaacacaaggggcacacgcacaaggggacacaggtggaaactgagcgcccaaatgagccacagagatattagaaagaacttttttagtgtcagagtggttgacaaatggaatgcattaggaagtgatgtggtggaggctgactccatacacagtttcaagtgtagatatgatagagcccaataggctcaggaatctgtacacctgttgattgacggttgagaggcgggaccaaagagccagagctcaacccccgcaaacacaactaggtgagtacaactaggtgagtacagacttcCTACCTACACACAGACTTACTGCTTACACACAGacttcctgccccacacacaggcttcctgtctacacacagacttcctgcctgcacacagacttcctgccccacacacaaacTTCCTACCTACACACAGacttcctgccccacacacagacttcctgtcccacacacagacttcctgccccacacacagacttcctgcctacacacagacttcctgccccacacacaaacTTCCTGCCCTACACACAGACTTCCTGCCTACACGCAGACTTCCTGCCTACACGCAGacttcctgccccacacacacacttcctgcctgcacacagacttcctgcctacacacagacttcctgccccacacacagacTTCCTGCCTACAAACAGACTTCCTGCCTACACACAGACTTCCTGCCTACACACAGacttcctgccccacacacagacTTCCTGCCTACACACAGACTTCCTGCCCTACCCACAGACTTCGTGCCTACACACAGacttcctgccccacacacagacTTCCTACCTACACACAGACTTCCTGCCTACACACAGCCTTCCTGCCCTACCCACAGACTTCCTGCCTACACACAGACTTCCTGCCACCACACAGacttcctgccccacacacagacTTCCTGCCTACACACTGATTTTCTGCCTACACACAGACTTCCTGCCCCCCACA
This region includes:
- the LOC123746799 gene encoding uncharacterized protein isoform X3 — translated: MWISHPRHASWRWWWMTVVVTTLQVITPIYSQELAAVHSKPKPGGPNSQKSTLILGRASGVELPEPQQPGCNTSELYGVLMVICVGPVTDYWWPGQDISEITLQLPGRIKTIQVNSSHHQQWHKVTVTADGVMKDKTATRSGKTYYLTIPTLSVAEVIDCTDKTKTDLRVTSNQKMFWATNCTNVRSETSFVQRRILGQYSRYVMFIGGFKGGFKFSTSVVNL